The following are encoded in a window of Sulfitobacter sp. S190 genomic DNA:
- a CDS encoding GNAT family N-acetyltransferase encodes MIVIAATEDTETCFALRHEVFVQEQGFSEEGEVDDKDAASLHLMAHQGDTPVATARVFVDGSDAKIGRVCVVQDLRGRGLGADLIEACKDLAAQQPGVTRAILGAQATATGFYEKLGFVPFGPLYDDEGVPHQWMACDLK; translated from the coding sequence ATGATCGTGATTGCGGCGACCGAAGATACGGAAACCTGCTTTGCCCTGCGTCACGAGGTTTTTGTGCAAGAACAGGGATTTTCCGAAGAAGGCGAAGTTGACGACAAGGATGCGGCCAGTCTGCACCTAATGGCCCACCAAGGGGATACCCCCGTGGCCACGGCGCGCGTTTTTGTCGATGGTTCGGACGCGAAAATAGGCAGGGTTTGCGTGGTTCAAGACCTGCGCGGTCGTGGTTTGGGGGCCGATCTTATCGAGGCCTGCAAAGATCTTGCCGCGCAGCAGCCCGGCGTAACACGTGCAATCCTCGGCGCGCAGGCAACGGCGACCGGATTCTACGAAAAACTGGGGTTTGTGCCGTTTGGCCCGCTTTACGATGACGAAGGCGTGCCGCACCAATGGATGGCGTGCGATCTAAAATAA
- a CDS encoding YafY family protein, whose amino-acid sequence MTRTHRLFQLMQVLRRLPSPVTARDLVNETGVSLRTIYRDIDALRGLGAVIDGEAGFGYTLIEDAALPPLSFSDDELEALVLGLREVKVIGDPALAKAASVALSKLKARLPARQTHRLQHAVLDARRWGRPPEPGIDVVDLRKATWDEATIALEYADAQGRVSLREVDPLSIVYMQSSHMLLAFCHLRKDYRVFRLDRMRAMARTGASFRPRRVPMLREHMARLRALALEKAKDRSSDAAPVPARQEGDYSAQEEN is encoded by the coding sequence ATGACGCGGACACACAGGCTCTTTCAGTTGATGCAGGTTTTGCGCCGCCTGCCTTCGCCGGTCACGGCGCGTGATCTGGTGAATGAAACCGGAGTGTCGCTGCGCACCATCTACCGCGATATCGACGCGCTGCGCGGCTTGGGTGCGGTGATCGATGGTGAAGCCGGTTTCGGATACACGCTGATCGAAGACGCAGCGCTGCCGCCGCTTTCGTTCAGCGACGACGAGCTTGAAGCGCTTGTTCTGGGACTGCGCGAAGTGAAGGTGATTGGTGATCCTGCGCTGGCGAAGGCGGCCAGCGTGGCCCTGAGCAAGCTCAAGGCACGACTGCCCGCCCGCCAGACCCACCGGCTGCAACACGCGGTGCTGGACGCCCGTCGCTGGGGCCGGCCACCCGAGCCGGGCATCGACGTTGTGGATCTGCGCAAAGCGACCTGGGACGAGGCGACCATCGCCCTCGAATATGCGGACGCACAGGGGCGGGTTTCCTTGCGCGAGGTCGATCCGCTGAGCATCGTGTATATGCAATCGTCACATATGCTGCTCGCCTTTTGCCATCTCAGAAAGGATTATCGGGTTTTTCGGCTGGACCGGATGCGGGCAATGGCGCGCACCGGTGCCTCGTTCAGACCGCGGCGCGTGCCGATGCTGCGGGAGCATATGGCGCGGTTGCGGGCATTGGCCCTGGAAAAGGCCAAAGACCGCTCATCTGATGCCGCGCCTGTTCCAGCGCGCCAAGAAGGTGACTACTCTGCGCAGGAAGAGAATTGA
- the rnr gene encoding ribonuclease R: MSKIPSKREILEWIEVNPTLTAKRDIAKAFGIKGAARIDLKRVLKELEAEGHLEKRKKTYRDPDRLPPVSVLVVTGPDGDGDLFAKPMEWDGEGQEPVVLLIPRAADPALGAGDRILARLTLVKNEDHHYEGRLIRRIGTNPKKIMGIFRKGAEGGRIHPIDKGADKEWTVAADAMAGAQDGELVEAELAGPKGRMGLPRARIVERLGDPSQPKAVSVIAIHQHQIPDDFPDDVMAEADAAVAKGLEGREDLRDLPLVTIDPSDARDHDDACFAEADQDPDNEGGHILWVAIADVAAYVTPGSALDREARKRGNSTYFPDRVVPMLPDRLSGDLCSLHEGVERACVAVRMVLDADGNKLRHSFHRGLMRSPASLHYEEVQAAVDGEPNPRTEALLDDVIRPLYAAYAALVRARARRQPLELDLPERRIELAEDGTVKSVNFRERLDAHKLIEEFMVLANVAAAETLIEKKTRLLFRTHEEPTQEKLDNLRETAAAAGYQLAKGQVLQTAHLNRLLDQAAGSDDAELINISTLRSMTQAYYGIDRIGHFGLALQSYAHFTSPIRRYADLIVHRALITAHGWGDDGLSQHDIDDMEATGAHISDTERRSMIAERDTTDRYLAHFLSERVGAEMTGRISGVARFGAFVKLDETGADGLIPMRNIGREYFHHDAEAGTLMGADSGRMIGLGQRVTVRLSEVTPVTGGIALELLTIEDEAMPRGDGRRRSPAGRSRARPKAKKAKTKKDKLKRKLKRSRTRD, from the coding sequence ATGAGTAAAATTCCCAGCAAGCGCGAGATCCTTGAGTGGATCGAAGTCAATCCAACACTGACGGCCAAGCGCGACATCGCCAAGGCGTTCGGCATCAAGGGTGCTGCACGCATCGACCTCAAGCGCGTTCTCAAAGAACTCGAAGCCGAGGGCCATTTGGAGAAGCGCAAGAAAACCTACCGCGACCCCGACCGGCTGCCACCGGTGTCCGTTCTCGTTGTGACGGGGCCGGACGGTGACGGCGATCTGTTTGCCAAGCCGATGGAATGGGACGGTGAGGGGCAGGAGCCGGTCGTTCTCTTGATCCCGCGTGCAGCTGATCCCGCGCTGGGCGCCGGTGATCGCATTCTTGCCCGGCTGACGTTGGTCAAGAACGAGGATCATCACTACGAAGGGCGATTGATCCGGCGCATCGGCACCAATCCCAAGAAAATCATGGGTATTTTTCGCAAAGGTGCGGAAGGCGGGCGTATCCATCCCATCGATAAGGGGGCCGACAAGGAGTGGACCGTCGCGGCGGATGCAATGGCGGGCGCGCAGGATGGAGAGCTTGTCGAAGCGGAACTGGCCGGACCGAAAGGCCGGATGGGCCTGCCGCGTGCGCGGATCGTGGAGCGTTTGGGCGACCCGTCTCAGCCGAAAGCGGTATCGGTGATCGCCATTCACCAGCACCAGATCCCCGACGATTTTCCCGATGATGTCATGGCCGAGGCAGATGCCGCCGTGGCAAAAGGGCTGGAGGGCCGCGAAGATCTGAGGGACTTGCCCCTTGTCACCATTGACCCGTCAGATGCCCGCGATCACGATGATGCCTGCTTTGCCGAAGCCGATCAGGACCCCGATAATGAAGGGGGGCACATCCTCTGGGTCGCGATTGCCGATGTTGCAGCCTATGTGACGCCGGGCTCCGCGCTCGACCGCGAGGCGCGCAAGCGCGGCAATTCCACATATTTCCCGGACCGCGTGGTGCCGATGCTGCCTGACCGGCTATCGGGGGATCTGTGTTCGCTGCACGAAGGTGTGGAGCGCGCCTGCGTCGCGGTTCGGATGGTTCTTGACGCGGACGGAAACAAACTGCGGCACAGCTTTCATCGGGGGTTAATGCGCTCTCCGGCCAGTTTGCACTACGAAGAAGTGCAGGCCGCCGTGGACGGTGAACCAAATCCGCGGACCGAAGCACTTCTGGATGATGTAATTCGCCCGCTTTACGCGGCCTATGCGGCGTTGGTTCGTGCGCGCGCGCGACGCCAGCCGCTCGAGCTTGATCTGCCGGAACGGCGGATCGAGTTGGCTGAGGACGGCACGGTGAAATCCGTGAATTTCCGCGAACGTCTGGATGCCCACAAGCTGATCGAAGAGTTCATGGTGCTGGCAAACGTTGCCGCCGCCGAAACGCTGATCGAGAAAAAGACGCGTTTGTTGTTCCGCACGCACGAAGAACCCACGCAGGAAAAGCTCGATAACTTGCGCGAAACCGCTGCGGCGGCCGGTTATCAGTTGGCCAAGGGTCAGGTTTTGCAGACGGCGCACCTGAACCGGTTACTGGATCAGGCGGCGGGATCGGACGATGCCGAATTGATCAATATATCGACCCTCCGGTCCATGACACAGGCCTACTACGGCATCGACAGGATCGGCCATTTCGGGCTCGCTTTGCAAAGCTACGCGCATTTCACATCCCCCATTCGCAGGTATGCCGATCTGATCGTGCACCGGGCGCTGATCACCGCGCACGGCTGGGGTGACGACGGTCTATCGCAGCACGACATAGACGATATGGAAGCGACCGGTGCGCATATTTCGGATACGGAGCGCCGGTCGATGATCGCGGAGCGCGACACCACCGACCGTTATCTGGCGCATTTCCTGTCCGAACGCGTGGGTGCCGAAATGACCGGGCGGATCAGCGGCGTGGCCCGCTTTGGCGCCTTCGTGAAGCTGGACGAAACCGGTGCCGACGGCCTTATCCCCATGCGCAATATCGGGCGGGAGTATTTTCACCACGACGCAGAGGCTGGCACGCTGATGGGCGCTGATAGTGGCCGTATGATCGGTTTGGGTCAGCGCGTCACCGTGAGGCTGTCCGAAGTGACGCCGGTGACCGGCGGCATCGCTTTGGAACTTTTGACGATCGAGGATGAGGCAATGCCGCGCGGTGACGGCCGCAGGCGTAGCCCAGCAGGGCGATCGCGAGCGCGTCCGAAGGCCAAGAAGGCGAAGACAAAGAAGGACAAGCTGAAGCGCAAGCTCAAGCGGAGCCGGACACGGGACTAA
- a CDS encoding ABC transporter ATP-binding protein, protein MADTNSNDAFVEFERVQKSYDGETLVVKDLNLSMPKGEFLTMLGPSGSGKTTCLMMLAGFETATHGDIRLGGTSINNIPPHKRGIGMVFQNYALFPHMTVAENLSFPLEVRKMGKSTREEKIHRALGMVQMNDFAGRRPAQLSGGQQQRIALARALVFEPELVLMDEPLGALDKQLRESLQFEITKLAHDLGITVVYVTHDQTEALTMSDRVAVFDDGRIQQLAPPDELYEQPQNSFVAQFIGENNTLHGEVVKLSGNRCVVKLDGSGEEIDAVPVNVNAVGDKTTLSIRPERVEFNPDLGPDSHTLSAEVLEFIYMGDVFRTRLRVAGKDDFVVKTRNRSDQVRLTPGDKIKIGWLPEDCRALDA, encoded by the coding sequence TTGGCCGATACCAACAGCAACGACGCGTTTGTCGAATTCGAACGCGTGCAGAAAAGCTACGACGGTGAGACGCTTGTCGTAAAAGACCTCAACCTCAGCATGCCCAAGGGTGAGTTTCTGACGATGCTCGGCCCCTCGGGATCGGGCAAGACAACCTGCCTGATGATGCTGGCCGGATTCGAAACGGCGACGCACGGCGATATCCGGCTCGGTGGGACGTCGATCAACAACATCCCGCCGCACAAGCGCGGCATCGGCATGGTATTCCAGAACTATGCCCTGTTCCCGCACATGACTGTCGCCGAAAACCTGTCCTTCCCGCTGGAAGTGCGCAAGATGGGCAAATCCACCCGCGAAGAGAAAATCCACCGCGCGTTGGGCATGGTGCAGATGAACGATTTTGCCGGGCGGCGTCCGGCGCAATTGTCGGGTGGCCAGCAACAGCGGATTGCGCTGGCGCGTGCGCTGGTGTTTGAACCCGAGCTGGTCCTGATGGACGAACCGCTGGGCGCGCTCGACAAACAGCTGCGCGAATCGCTTCAGTTCGAGATCACGAAACTTGCGCATGATCTGGGGATTACCGTGGTCTATGTGACCCACGACCAGACCGAAGCGTTGACGATGTCGGACCGCGTCGCGGTATTTGATGATGGCCGCATCCAGCAACTTGCGCCGCCGGACGAGCTTTACGAACAACCGCAAAACAGCTTCGTTGCGCAGTTCATCGGCGAAAACAACACGCTGCATGGCGAGGTCGTAAAACTCAGCGGCAACCGCTGTGTCGTCAAACTGGACGGCAGTGGCGAAGAGATTGACGCGGTCCCCGTGAACGTCAACGCCGTGGGCGACAAGACGACCCTGTCGATCAGACCGGAGCGGGTTGAGTTCAATCCAGATTTGGGGCCGGATTCACATACGCTCAGCGCCGAAGTGCTTGAATTCATTTACATGGGCGACGTGTTCCGCACGCGCCTGCGGGTGGCTGGCAAGGACGACTTTGTCGTCAAGACACGCAACCGTTCCGATCAGGTGCGTCTGACGCCGGGCGACAAGATCAAGATCGGTTGGTTGCCAGAGGATTGCCGCGCGCTCGACGCCTAG
- a CDS encoding glutathione S-transferase family protein, which yields MLTLLTFGPAFGEISASPFSIKAIWLLNLSGQPWQRRVLTDPRKMPKGKLPALEVDGGIIADSDDIRGYLESQGHDFETGLSDLDKANARAFIRMAEEHMYFHQVLDRWGNDAIWAVIREQFFADVPRPLRGLVSGSLRKKLLRGMHVQGLGRLSAAERLARVEPDLTAIAARLWQGKFLFGDRPSAADTSVGAMLCCMMSAPVQTPLSRRIADDPVLGAYAQRCRDAMGG from the coding sequence ATGCTTACGCTTCTCACCTTCGGCCCCGCCTTTGGCGAAATCAGCGCAAGCCCCTTCAGCATCAAGGCAATCTGGCTCCTGAATCTCTCTGGCCAACCTTGGCAGCGGCGGGTCCTGACCGATCCACGCAAGATGCCTAAAGGAAAACTGCCCGCCCTCGAAGTGGACGGCGGTATCATCGCAGACAGTGACGACATCCGCGGCTATCTCGAAAGTCAGGGTCATGATTTCGAAACAGGCCTGTCCGATCTGGACAAAGCGAATGCCCGCGCCTTCATTCGGATGGCCGAAGAGCACATGTATTTTCATCAGGTCCTTGACCGGTGGGGCAATGATGCGATCTGGGCTGTGATCCGCGAACAGTTTTTCGCGGATGTGCCGCGCCCTTTGCGCGGACTTGTGTCCGGCAGTTTGCGCAAGAAACTACTGCGCGGCATGCACGTCCAGGGCCTCGGGCGGCTGAGCGCGGCAGAGCGCCTTGCCCGCGTTGAGCCGGACCTCACAGCCATCGCCGCACGGCTGTGGCAGGGAAAGTTCCTGTTTGGCGATCGTCCCAGCGCCGCAGATACGTCTGTGGGGGCCATGCTTTGCTGCATGATGTCGGCGCCAGTGCAAACACCCCTGTCACGCAGGATCGCAGACGATCCGGTTCTCGGCGCCTACGCCCAGCGGTGCCGGGACGCGATGGGCGGTTAG
- a CDS encoding ABC transporter permease: MSDQTTNGPVLAADGTPLKRSLNRALRLQKLRALALISPLLIFVLVTFIAPIADMLFRSVENQIVSETLPRTTQMLTEWDGDGGEIPDEPVFEALYEDIFYAQEAKLHTRLGSRLNYELTGVSSLFRKSGRRVEDMGEVYQDQFEDLNDFWKAGENWNSFMGSDAWLADIQAWDDKSDARQPRFELREGIDVMLPKTADAYARFAQFVQVEDEDNLYKEDPWAIVYSALHADMTGPNADAIRAWSGPAAEELSAATEAAPAFETVDFKQSFVDIDKDWHAMDVWQTIKIYSPKLTNGYFLNAVDMQKSVDGPELRPESQRIYGILFWRTMVMSLTITISCILLGYPVAWILANLPSRTANLLMILVLLPFWTSLLVRTSAWKVMLQQQGVINDTLVWLGLVATDDRLALINNQTGTIIAMTHILLPFMILPLYSVMQTIPPSYLRAAKSLGATNFTAFWRVYFPQSVPGIGAGSILVFILAIGYYITPEIVGGTSGTFISNRIAYHISSSLNWGLGAALGAILLGAVLILYYAYDKIVGIDNVKLG; this comes from the coding sequence ATGAGCGATCAAACAACAAACGGCCCGGTTCTGGCAGCCGATGGCACGCCTCTCAAACGGTCCCTGAACCGCGCACTGCGGCTGCAAAAGCTGCGTGCACTCGCGTTGATCTCGCCTTTGCTGATCTTCGTGCTGGTGACGTTTATCGCCCCGATCGCGGACATGTTGTTCCGCTCGGTGGAAAACCAGATCGTGTCGGAAACCCTGCCGCGCACAACGCAGATGCTGACCGAATGGGACGGCGACGGCGGTGAAATCCCCGATGAACCCGTTTTCGAGGCGCTCTACGAAGATATCTTCTACGCCCAGGAGGCCAAGCTGCACACGCGTCTCGGCTCGCGGCTGAACTATGAATTGACCGGCGTTTCATCGCTGTTCCGCAAATCCGGTCGCCGTGTCGAAGACATGGGCGAAGTCTATCAGGACCAGTTCGAGGACCTGAACGATTTCTGGAAAGCAGGCGAGAACTGGAACAGCTTCATGGGTTCTGACGCATGGCTGGCCGATATTCAGGCCTGGGACGATAAATCCGATGCCCGCCAGCCCCGTTTCGAATTGCGCGAAGGCATCGACGTGATGCTGCCCAAGACCGCAGATGCCTATGCGCGGTTTGCACAGTTCGTACAGGTCGAAGACGAAGACAATCTTTACAAGGAAGACCCCTGGGCCATCGTCTATTCCGCGCTGCACGCAGACATGACCGGACCGAACGCCGATGCCATACGCGCATGGAGCGGCCCCGCAGCCGAAGAGCTTTCGGCAGCGACAGAAGCGGCCCCCGCCTTCGAGACGGTCGATTTCAAACAGTCCTTTGTCGACATTGACAAGGACTGGCATGCGATGGACGTCTGGCAGACCATCAAGATTTACAGCCCGAAGCTGACCAACGGTTACTTCCTCAACGCGGTCGATATGCAAAAATCGGTGGACGGGCCGGAGCTGCGCCCCGAAAGCCAGCGCATCTATGGCATCCTGTTCTGGCGTACGATGGTGATGTCGCTCACCATCACGATTTCCTGCATTTTGCTGGGTTATCCGGTCGCGTGGATTTTGGCGAACCTGCCGTCGCGCACGGCAAACCTGCTGATGATCCTTGTTCTGCTGCCTTTCTGGACATCGCTGCTGGTGCGGACTTCGGCGTGGAAGGTGATGCTGCAACAGCAGGGTGTCATCAATGATACGCTCGTGTGGCTCGGGCTTGTGGCCACCGATGACAGGCTCGCGCTGATCAACAACCAGACCGGTACGATCATCGCGATGACGCATATCCTGCTGCCCTTCATGATCCTGCCGCTTTATTCGGTGATGCAGACGATCCCGCCCAGCTACCTGCGTGCGGCGAAATCGCTGGGTGCCACAAACTTCACGGCGTTCTGGCGGGTCTATTTCCCGCAGTCGGTGCCCGGTATCGGCGCGGGGTCGATCCTCGTGTTCATTCTGGCGATCGGCTACTACATCACGCCCGAAATCGTTGGCGGCACGTCGGGGACGTTCATCTCCAACCGGATTGCCTACCATATTTCCAGCTCGCTCAACTGGGGTCTCGGAGCGGCGCTGGGCGCTATCCTGCTCGGGGCCGTGCTGATCCTCTACTACGCCTATGACAAGATTGTCGGCATCGACAACGTGAAACTCGGATAA
- a CDS encoding ABC transporter permease — MAALTPISRTEPQFYVSTVAAFGAFFGIFVGAGQGSVLTGMIGGAVLMALAAFVLTKVIKNEKIGRWALFVVMAAAGFALAGFPGLVVGGFFGWFFGFLIFWLYEGRYRARIAPYLTPGQVFWHFAFRTLCGAIFVFLITPILVVMPLSFNAEDFFTFTPEMLRFDPEGYSLKHYRDFFTNDDWQNALANSVKIAPVATLLSVTFGTLAAIGLSQPHVPFRRAIMAILISPMIVPLIISAAGMYFFYSRMGLQGTYIGVVLAHAALGIPFVIITVTATLVGFDRSLTRAAANMGANPVTTFFRVQMPLILPGVISGGLFAFITSFDEVVVVLFVGSAGQKTLPWQMFTGLREQISPTILAVATILVFISVCLLTVVELLRRRSERLRGMSPG; from the coding sequence ATGGCTGCACTCACACCCATCTCGCGCACCGAGCCGCAATTCTATGTCTCGACGGTGGCCGCCTTTGGCGCGTTCTTCGGCATCTTTGTCGGCGCAGGCCAAGGGTCCGTCCTGACCGGTATGATCGGGGGTGCCGTTCTCATGGCGCTGGCGGCCTTCGTGCTGACCAAGGTCATCAAGAACGAAAAAATCGGACGCTGGGCGCTCTTTGTCGTCATGGCAGCCGCCGGGTTCGCTCTGGCCGGCTTCCCGGGCCTCGTGGTCGGGGGCTTTTTTGGCTGGTTTTTCGGCTTTCTGATCTTCTGGCTCTACGAGGGTCGCTATCGTGCGCGCATCGCCCCCTACCTGACACCCGGTCAGGTGTTCTGGCACTTTGCGTTCAGAACCCTGTGCGGCGCGATCTTTGTTTTCCTGATCACGCCGATCCTCGTCGTGATGCCGCTCAGCTTCAATGCAGAGGATTTCTTTACCTTCACACCTGAAATGCTGCGCTTCGATCCCGAAGGCTATTCGCTCAAGCACTACCGCGATTTCTTTACCAACGATGACTGGCAGAACGCGCTTGCAAACTCGGTCAAGATTGCACCGGTTGCGACCCTGTTGTCCGTCACGTTCGGCACGCTTGCCGCCATTGGCCTCAGCCAGCCACACGTTCCGTTCCGTCGCGCGATCATGGCTATTCTGATTTCACCCATGATCGTGCCATTGATCATCTCGGCGGCGGGTATGTACTTTTTCTACAGCCGCATGGGCCTTCAGGGCACGTATATCGGTGTCGTGCTCGCCCATGCCGCTTTGGGTATTCCCTTCGTGATTATCACGGTCACGGCCACTTTGGTCGGGTTCGACCGGTCGCTCACACGTGCTGCAGCGAATATGGGTGCGAATCCCGTCACAACGTTTTTCCGCGTGCAAATGCCTCTGATCCTGCCGGGCGTGATCTCGGGCGGCCTGTTCGCCTTCATCACGTCATTTGATGAAGTTGTCGTCGTGCTCTTCGTCGGATCGGCGGGTCAAAAAACGCTCCCGTGGCAGATGTTTACCGGTTTGCGCGAACAGATCAGCCCTACCATTCTGGCGGTTGCGACGATCCTCGTCTTCATTTCGGTCTGCCTGCTGACGGTTGTCGAACTCCTGCGGCGGCGTTCGGAGCGTCTGCGTGGCATGAGCCCCGGTTGA
- a CDS encoding lytic murein transglycosylase: MRVFPTMLVCLLPLGALAQELDDAGLRAWIETFRDRAVSAGITSETYDTAMGAVRFAPEIIKRDRNQSEFTKTIWDYLSTAVSDVRVANGKAALKREQTALTEISDAYGVPAEIITAIWGLESAYGTFRGSDPVLDSMVSLAYDARRAAFFEDQLLAALQILQKGDTTPDQLRGSWAGAMGHTQFMPTSFQDHAVDWTGDGRRDIWGEDPKDALASTAAYLKANGWTTGQPWGFEVVLPEGFDYRLADRTVQKAPEEWAGLGVRSASGQSLSDTGPASILLPAGHEGVAFMIFDNFEVLESYNTADAYVIGVGYLADRIAGGAPLQGNWPRQDRALSYDERIELQERLRDAGFDPQKIDAKIGPLTVNAVRDWQAAQGLIPDGYASLRLLDRLRGG, translated from the coding sequence ATGCGTGTCTTTCCAACGATGCTTGTCTGCTTGTTGCCGCTGGGGGCCCTCGCGCAAGAGCTGGATGATGCGGGCCTGCGCGCGTGGATCGAAACATTCCGTGACCGTGCGGTTTCTGCCGGGATCACGTCAGAGACGTATGACACTGCCATGGGCGCGGTCCGATTTGCACCCGAGATCATCAAGCGTGACCGCAACCAGTCGGAATTCACCAAGACGATCTGGGACTACCTGTCGACCGCCGTCTCGGACGTGCGGGTGGCGAATGGCAAGGCGGCGCTGAAGCGTGAACAAACCGCGTTGACCGAAATCAGTGATGCATACGGCGTTCCGGCAGAGATCATTACCGCGATCTGGGGGCTGGAGAGCGCGTATGGCACATTCCGCGGGTCCGATCCGGTGCTCGATTCGATGGTATCGCTCGCCTATGACGCGCGACGCGCGGCGTTCTTCGAAGACCAACTGCTGGCCGCTTTGCAGATCCTGCAGAAGGGAGACACCACACCCGACCAGCTGCGCGGAAGCTGGGCGGGGGCGATGGGTCACACGCAGTTCATGCCGACCTCGTTTCAGGATCACGCAGTCGATTGGACCGGCGACGGGCGCCGCGATATCTGGGGAGAGGATCCGAAGGATGCGCTGGCGTCGACAGCGGCGTATCTGAAGGCCAACGGATGGACCACGGGCCAGCCGTGGGGCTTCGAGGTCGTGCTGCCGGAGGGCTTTGACTACCGGCTTGCCGACCGGACCGTGCAAAAAGCGCCAGAGGAATGGGCCGGGCTGGGCGTGCGCAGTGCTTCGGGGCAGTCATTGTCGGACACGGGGCCTGCATCCATCTTGCTGCCCGCGGGCCATGAAGGAGTGGCATTCATGATCTTCGATAATTTCGAGGTTCTGGAAAGCTATAATACCGCAGATGCCTATGTCATCGGGGTCGGTTATTTGGCGGATCGGATCGCAGGAGGTGCGCCGCTGCAAGGCAACTGGCCCCGACAGGATCGGGCGCTGAGCTATGATGAGCGGATTGAGCTGCAGGAACGTCTGCGCGACGCGGGATTTGACCCGCAAAAGATCGACGCGAAAATCGGGCCGCTCACCGTGAATGCGGTGCGCGACTGGCAAGCTGCACAAGGTCTGATACCGGACGGATATGCGTCTCTGCGGCTATTGGACCGGCTGAGAGGCGGTTGA
- a CDS encoding extracellular solute-binding protein has translation MKMTKTLMATTALTVAAGMSFADGHMADEMTIVSWGGAYSNSQQKAYHDPYMADTGVKIINDESSAEAVAKLRAMNEAGNVTWDVVDVVAADAIRLCDEGLALEIDPDEDLAAAPDGTSAADDFGDLLVSDCFIPQIVYSTTFGYRTDLVGDTPPTDVCAVFDTDAYPGKRSLEKRPIANMEWALLCDGVAKDEIYDVLATEEGQDQALAKLDTIKDDVVWWSAGADTPQLLADGEVIMGSTYNGRLFSAIVEQDQPIGMLWDAQMFDLDGWIIPTGLSPEREARARDYIKFATDTQRLADQAKYISYGPARASSAPLVGKHADLGIDMAPHMPTDPANAENTFLYNYEFWADYRDDIDAKFQAWLVK, from the coding sequence ATGAAAATGACCAAAACGCTGATGGCGACCACCGCACTGACTGTTGCGGCCGGTATGTCCTTCGCCGATGGCCACATGGCCGATGAAATGACCATCGTGTCGTGGGGTGGCGCGTATTCCAACAGCCAGCAAAAAGCCTATCACGACCCCTATATGGCCGACACTGGCGTCAAGATCATCAACGATGAATCCTCCGCCGAAGCGGTTGCGAAACTGCGCGCGATGAACGAAGCGGGCAATGTCACGTGGGATGTTGTCGACGTGGTTGCAGCCGATGCGATCCGTCTGTGTGACGAAGGTCTCGCGCTGGAAATCGATCCTGATGAAGATCTGGCCGCAGCGCCCGACGGCACCTCTGCCGCGGACGATTTTGGCGATCTGCTGGTGTCCGACTGCTTCATTCCGCAGATCGTGTACTCCACAACGTTCGGCTACCGCACCGACCTGGTGGGTGATACGCCTCCAACGGATGTCTGCGCCGTGTTCGACACAGACGCGTATCCCGGCAAGCGTAGCCTCGAGAAGCGTCCGATTGCGAACATGGAATGGGCTCTGCTGTGCGACGGTGTCGCAAAAGACGAGATCTATGATGTGCTGGCAACCGAAGAAGGTCAGGACCAGGCTCTGGCCAAGCTCGACACCATCAAGGACGACGTAGTGTGGTGGTCCGCCGGTGCCGACACGCCCCAGCTGCTTGCGGACGGCGAAGTCATCATGGGTTCGACCTACAACGGTCGCCTGTTCTCGGCCATCGTCGAGCAGGACCAGCCTATCGGCATGCTGTGGGACGCACAGATGTTCGATCTGGACGGTTGGATCATTCCAACAGGCCTGAGCCCCGAGCGTGAAGCGCGTGCGCGTGACTACATCAAGTTCGCGACAGACACACAGCGTCTGGCCGATCAGGCGAAATACATCTCCTACGGTCCTGCACGTGCGTCTTCCGCGCCGCTGGTCGGCAAGCACGCCGATCTGGGTATCGATATGGCGCCTCACATGCCAACCGATCCAGCGAACGCCGAGAACACGTTCCTGTACAACTACGAGTTCTGGGCTGACTACCGCGACGACATCGACGCGAAATTCCAGGCTTGGCTGGTAAAATAA